From a region of the Chitinophaga caseinilytica genome:
- a CDS encoding FecR family protein — protein MDTAQVKVLAAKYLDGTATPEEAAALHDWYDQVNAGDTEIVTTEQQTSLEDTRARMLARMQEQMRPAAPLRPLRRKWLPAAAAAALLLLATGAYLLRQQGKPAGQPAAKLTPATPPGNSKGVTLTLGNGQVVELDSSADGYLAQQGGSTVSKEESLLVYGPEKPGEAPVINKLNVPKGEQYRLILPDGTKVWLNAASELQFPSAFAGEQRLVELNGEGYFEVAANAAQPFVVQTPGPRIEVLGTHFNVKAYPGEPGIQTALLEGSVRVVAGNGKSKVMRPGEVATVGEGADISVLQDADAAQNVAWKDGLFVFRNADLSVILREIGRWYDVDIVYEGPVSPRRFTGKVSREYSLSETLSVLLASNLHFRQEGKKIIVLP, from the coding sequence ATGGATACAGCACAGGTTAAGGTCCTGGCCGCAAAATACCTGGACGGCACCGCCACCCCCGAGGAGGCTGCGGCGTTGCACGACTGGTACGACCAGGTAAACGCGGGCGATACGGAAATCGTGACCACGGAACAACAAACATCGTTGGAAGATACGCGGGCCCGCATGCTTGCGCGCATGCAGGAACAGATGCGCCCGGCCGCCCCTCTCCGGCCCCTGCGCCGGAAATGGCTGCCCGCCGCCGCGGCCGCCGCACTGCTACTCCTGGCCACGGGGGCTTACCTCCTGCGCCAGCAAGGCAAACCGGCCGGCCAGCCAGCTGCAAAACTGACGCCCGCCACACCACCGGGCAACAGCAAAGGCGTGACGCTCACACTGGGCAACGGCCAGGTGGTGGAGCTGGATTCCAGCGCAGACGGGTACCTCGCGCAACAGGGTGGCTCTACCGTCAGCAAAGAGGAATCGCTGCTGGTTTATGGCCCCGAAAAGCCGGGCGAAGCGCCGGTGATCAATAAACTGAACGTCCCGAAAGGGGAACAGTACCGGTTGATATTGCCCGACGGTACGAAGGTTTGGCTGAACGCCGCCAGCGAACTGCAGTTCCCTTCGGCATTTGCGGGGGAACAGCGGCTCGTGGAACTGAACGGGGAAGGATATTTCGAAGTGGCCGCCAACGCCGCGCAACCCTTTGTGGTGCAAACCCCAGGGCCGAGGATCGAGGTGCTGGGGACGCACTTCAACGTGAAAGCCTACCCCGGCGAGCCTGGCATCCAGACCGCCCTGCTGGAAGGCAGCGTCCGCGTAGTGGCCGGTAACGGGAAAAGCAAGGTCATGCGCCCCGGTGAAGTAGCAACCGTCGGCGAAGGAGCCGACATCTCCGTACTGCAGGATGCAGACGCCGCGCAGAACGTGGCCTGGAAAGACGGGCTTTTCGTTTTCCGGAACGCCGACCTGTCGGTCATCCTCCGGGAGATCGGGCGGTGGTACGACGTAGACATCGTGTACGAAGGGCCTGTTTCCCCCCGGCGGTTTACCGGGAAGGTTTCCCGGGAATACAGCCTCTCCGAGACCTTGTCCGTACTGCTGGCCAGCAACCTGCATTTCAGGCAGGAAGGGAAAAAGATCATCGTATTGCCATAA
- a CDS encoding SusC/RagA family TonB-linked outer membrane protein — MKLSIIFVLLGAMHVSAAATAQKISILRENAPIERVLDEIERQSGYQVWYEEGTLPAGAIVSIAVKNASLEEALNACLKGRQLAWTIVSKTIVLRKSSPGTVQPQPPQKVRGTVRDAATNTPMPGATVQIAGSSKATVTNGEGEFELDTDNADVTLEITFVGYEPRKVKATVGRAVTILLSAASSKLDELIITGYSAKKTGELTGAVQKISGDQLRKGITTSDPVSLLKGRATGLYISEQGAGDPTSAGGQIFVRGQSSIVGVGVDRVNEFVMPTQNYGPLLVLDGVIMPNQNLKELVNAQDIDNITILKDAAATAIYGSRAAAGVIVVNTKKGQTGKPQLRAEVKYGINKPNRGDIRFLSSQELYDLQKRYYTEDYRVNNGTLAPQYPTLQAYLDNRLPALSDVQNGYNWERYAFLNSNTKEVNLSARGGTEAARYYIGGSYYDEQSTGVQNGLKRGNFRINLENRLSSRLTTNISVNGIFDSGERENMNSGTFLYGMIPWVNPYNANGTLKPSLQYKMDGRMRTAENPIFENEYNYVHPKAQRLVGSLRADYKITDWLSISSTNSANLNYTKDERYIDARSYAGSGTSTSSKGFLGTTTNQLFSFLTSNQLNFRKSFGLHSLRALAATEYGRTKMENMLVNVNNVRAGYPVISLGRLVGGRYDYSIYGIPTTKNGNIEGGKEDRAVFSAFGEAGYTYDERFSLSASLRTDASSSFGTDKRYGTFYSVGGAWVVSKEQFAAGMPWLSNLKLRTNYGTSGSQLGDNFLTRTLYDPTYTYQGQGGAIVAVLANPDLKWEITKTFSAGVDLGLFNRVTASVDFYSRRSEDLLQKVTLESVAGFPTQWKNVATVQNRGLEILINSDNITGGKFRWNTSFNISFNKNKIISVANDSLRQGFYNANAFYLFPGDDINSLKAVPYAGVDPETGKPRFEKRVFDDKGNVTGITYVNSMDEVGASADPRQFQHIGNFQPKAFGGLTNSFSYQQFSLDVLITFAYGYVINDDLAEQMQGSNLTSYNQIALRSSQRQWTHPGQTDATEPELYTHANTSYFGSSKYMHDGSHARLRSVRLGYELPQSLLRKLRLAQANFYVSGDNLYTLYSKQLISSDPEGPSVGQAQDFGGSVGSAIGIPRRYVFGLQLGF, encoded by the coding sequence GTGAAGCTCTCCATCATTTTCGTCCTGTTAGGCGCCATGCACGTCAGTGCCGCCGCCACCGCGCAAAAGATCTCCATCCTGCGGGAAAATGCGCCGATCGAGCGGGTGCTCGATGAGATCGAAAGGCAAAGCGGTTACCAGGTATGGTACGAAGAAGGTACCCTGCCCGCCGGCGCCATTGTGTCTATCGCCGTGAAGAACGCTTCCCTGGAAGAAGCGCTCAACGCCTGCCTGAAAGGGCGGCAGCTGGCCTGGACCATCGTCAGCAAAACGATCGTGCTGCGCAAATCTTCCCCCGGCACCGTGCAACCGCAACCGCCGCAGAAAGTCCGCGGCACCGTACGCGATGCGGCCACCAACACGCCCATGCCCGGCGCCACCGTGCAGATCGCCGGTTCGTCCAAAGCCACTGTCACCAATGGCGAAGGCGAATTCGAACTGGACACCGATAACGCGGACGTGACGCTTGAAATTACCTTCGTGGGGTACGAGCCCCGCAAAGTGAAAGCCACCGTGGGCCGGGCGGTCACCATTTTACTGTCTGCTGCCTCCTCCAAACTGGACGAGCTCATCATCACCGGTTACTCCGCCAAGAAAACCGGCGAGCTTACCGGTGCCGTGCAAAAGATCAGCGGCGACCAATTGCGCAAAGGCATCACCACCTCCGACCCCGTTTCCCTCCTGAAAGGGCGCGCTACCGGGCTGTACATTTCCGAACAGGGTGCCGGTGACCCCACCAGCGCCGGCGGACAGATCTTCGTGCGCGGCCAGAGCAGCATCGTGGGCGTAGGTGTAGACCGTGTCAATGAATTCGTGATGCCCACCCAGAATTACGGCCCCCTTTTGGTGCTCGACGGCGTGATCATGCCGAACCAGAACCTCAAGGAGCTCGTGAACGCACAAGACATCGATAACATTACCATTCTGAAAGACGCCGCCGCCACCGCCATCTATGGCTCCCGCGCAGCGGCCGGCGTGATCGTGGTCAACACGAAAAAAGGCCAGACCGGCAAACCGCAGCTCCGCGCCGAAGTGAAATACGGGATCAACAAACCCAACCGCGGCGATATCCGCTTCCTCTCCAGCCAGGAACTGTACGACCTTCAGAAACGCTACTATACCGAAGATTACCGGGTGAACAACGGCACCCTCGCGCCGCAGTACCCTACCCTGCAGGCTTATCTCGACAATCGCCTGCCCGCCCTTTCCGACGTGCAGAACGGGTACAACTGGGAACGCTACGCATTTCTCAACAGCAACACCAAGGAAGTGAACCTCTCGGCCCGCGGAGGCACCGAAGCCGCCAGGTATTACATCGGCGGATCGTATTATGACGAACAGTCGACCGGTGTGCAAAACGGCCTGAAGCGCGGCAACTTCCGCATCAACCTCGAAAACCGCCTCTCCTCCCGCCTTACCACCAATATTTCCGTCAACGGTATTTTCGACAGCGGCGAACGGGAAAACATGAACTCCGGCACTTTCCTCTATGGCATGATCCCCTGGGTGAACCCTTACAATGCCAACGGAACGCTGAAACCCAGCCTGCAATACAAAATGGACGGCAGGATGCGCACGGCCGAGAACCCCATCTTCGAGAACGAGTATAACTACGTGCATCCCAAAGCGCAACGGCTCGTGGGCTCTTTGCGGGCGGATTACAAGATTACCGACTGGCTGAGCATTTCCAGCACCAATTCCGCCAACCTGAACTATACCAAAGACGAGCGTTACATCGACGCGCGCAGCTATGCCGGTTCCGGCACCAGCACCTCTTCAAAAGGGTTCCTGGGCACTACCACCAACCAGCTTTTCTCCTTCCTCACATCGAACCAGCTGAATTTCCGGAAATCGTTCGGGTTGCACAGCCTGCGCGCCCTCGCCGCAACGGAATACGGCCGCACCAAAATGGAGAACATGCTCGTGAATGTGAACAATGTCCGCGCCGGATATCCCGTAATCTCGCTGGGCCGGCTGGTGGGCGGGCGATATGATTATTCCATCTACGGCATCCCCACTACCAAAAACGGCAACATCGAAGGCGGCAAGGAAGACCGCGCCGTGTTCTCCGCCTTCGGCGAAGCGGGCTATACGTACGACGAGCGCTTCAGCCTGAGCGCTTCCCTGCGCACAGACGCTTCCAGCAGCTTCGGTACAGACAAACGCTACGGTACGTTCTACTCCGTCGGCGGCGCATGGGTGGTAAGCAAGGAACAATTTGCGGCCGGGATGCCCTGGCTCAGCAACCTCAAGCTGCGCACCAACTACGGTACCAGCGGTTCCCAGCTGGGCGATAACTTCCTCACCCGTACCCTTTACGACCCCACCTACACCTACCAGGGCCAGGGCGGCGCTATTGTGGCCGTGCTCGCTAACCCCGACCTGAAATGGGAGATCACGAAAACCTTCAGCGCCGGCGTTGACCTCGGCCTGTTCAACCGGGTTACCGCCAGTGTGGATTTTTACAGCCGCAGATCGGAAGACCTCCTCCAGAAAGTGACCCTCGAATCCGTAGCCGGCTTCCCCACCCAATGGAAAAACGTGGCTACCGTGCAGAACCGCGGCCTGGAAATCCTCATCAATTCCGACAACATCACCGGCGGGAAGTTCCGCTGGAACACTTCCTTCAACATCAGCTTCAATAAGAACAAGATCATCAGCGTGGCCAACGATTCGCTGCGGCAGGGCTTCTACAACGCCAACGCGTTCTACCTCTTCCCCGGCGACGATATCAACTCCCTCAAAGCCGTTCCCTACGCAGGCGTAGACCCCGAAACCGGCAAGCCCCGGTTCGAGAAACGGGTTTTCGACGACAAAGGGAACGTGACCGGCATCACTTACGTAAATTCCATGGACGAAGTGGGCGCATCCGCCGACCCGCGCCAGTTCCAGCATATCGGCAACTTCCAGCCCAAAGCTTTCGGTGGCCTCACCAACAGCTTCTCGTACCAGCAGTTTTCGCTGGACGTGCTCATCACCTTCGCTTACGGGTATGTCATCAACGACGACCTGGCCGAGCAGATGCAGGGCTCCAATCTCACCAGCTACAACCAGATCGCGCTTCGCAGCTCCCAGCGCCAGTGGACGCACCCCGGGCAAACGGATGCCACCGAGCCTGAACTGTACACCCACGCCAACACGAGCTATTTCGGTTCCAGCAAATACATGCACGACGGCAGCCACGCGCGCCTCCGCAGCGTTCGCCTGGGATACGAACTGCCGCAATCGCTGCTGAGAAAGCTGCGCCTGGCACAGGCCAATTTCTACGTGAGTGGCGATAACCTGTACACGCTCTATTCGAAGCAACTCATTTCATCCGATCCGGAAGGGCCTTCTGTTGGACAGGCACAGGATTTCGGCGGGTCAGTGGGTTCTGCGATCGGTATTCCGCGCAGGTACGTTTTCGGATTGCAACTTGGATTTTAA
- a CDS encoding RNA polymerase sigma factor, producing the protein MENTQLSEISKRIENDDENAFREIYDLFYFDLVAFSRQIVLDDAAAEDAVENVFIRLWQNRKTLGNINNLSAYLYTAAKYASINYLKARKNVSDVSIEDLDDQSLYSFSTPETSMIGKEEVLTIEKAINQLPPKSKLVFYLVKEKGLNCREVAKILNSSVRTVETQLYHSLKKIAAILEESQVILPRRSSR; encoded by the coding sequence TTGGAAAATACACAGTTGTCTGAAATATCCAAACGGATCGAAAATGACGATGAAAATGCATTCCGGGAGATCTACGATCTGTTCTATTTCGACCTGGTAGCCTTTTCCCGGCAGATCGTTCTGGACGATGCCGCTGCGGAAGACGCCGTGGAGAATGTGTTCATCCGGCTATGGCAGAACCGCAAAACACTGGGCAATATCAACAACCTTTCCGCTTACCTTTACACCGCCGCCAAATACGCTTCCATCAATTACCTCAAAGCGAGGAAAAATGTGAGCGACGTATCCATCGAAGATCTCGACGATCAGAGCCTGTATTCCTTCTCCACGCCCGAAACTTCCATGATCGGGAAGGAAGAAGTCCTCACCATCGAAAAGGCCATCAACCAGCTGCCGCCCAAATCCAAGCTCGTTTTTTATCTTGTGAAGGAAAAAGGGCTCAATTGCCGGGAAGTGGCCAAAATCCTCAACTCCTCCGTTCGTACGGTAGAAACCCAACTCTACCATTCCCTCAAGAAAATCGCCGCCATCCTGGAAGAAAGCCAGGTGATCCTCCCCAGGCGAAGCAGCCGGTAG
- a CDS encoding SusC/RagA family TonB-linked outer membrane protein — MKIIMFLALFTGSSLLANDLAGQDKITLNFSRAPIESVLRTIQAQSKYSFVYQSEVIPQGIQINISTKNATIDTVMNKLLRNTPLSYKKMENNVIVILNKTAPEVRAASSQPPVTVRGSVKDKAGGMMPHVSVYVKGTQHGTMTNEKGEFTLEANMYDSLVFSFVGYKPQTVFIADSRPIIIVLEAQEGSLNEVAVVGYSRQKKSSMVASVTTIKPGELRIPSSNLTNALAGRLAGVVAYQRSGEPGQDNTSFFIRGITSFGASAKKDPLILIDGIELNTSDLARLNPDDIASFSIMKDALATALYGARGANGVILVTTKEGKEGKMNVDVRVENSFSMPTETIKTADPVKYMRMQNEAIKTRFPEANTYYLDEQITFTERGEHKDIFPATNWREAMFKDMTINNRLNLSFTGGGSVARYYVAGAVTRDRGNIRVDRRNNFNSNIDLYKYSIRSNVNINLTKTTELSTRFVANFDDYTGPIDGGSSMYRKVMQANPVRFKPYYEPDSVFNYAKHILFGNFETGDYLNPYAEVLRGYKDYSASNMLTTIEMKQNLDKLVKGLMLRGLVNFDRRSYYQITRAYNPFYYKITGYDLKNDAYKLARLNPTTGTETLSYGEGSGRDVSNSVYFEGAAQYNSNFGKHSVSGLGVFTARQFKEGAAPSLQLSLPTRNVSLSGRFSYNYDSRYLAEFAFGYNASERFARNNRWGFFPSFGAGWVISNEAFFQPLTSFFRQLKLRGSYGIAGNEAIGSRDERFFYLSDVDLNANYNVNWGLNMDKNPGGINVRRYANDQIGWERSYKSNLVLEFNLVNGLSSIIEVYKERRKDILQQRIIPATTGIIPSVKANLGEAEGKGIDIELNYDKSFGKDWQVTGRGTFTYSTSKVIKWEEPDYSKSPWLSRVGRSLGQNYGFIAERLFVDDAEVKNSPRQEYGEYSGGDIKFRDVNGDGKINDLDRVPIGHPVTPEIVYGFGLSVSYKRFDVNFFFQGLGRESFWLNMQNVTPFVDGDGNDGRIGQNAVLQAIADDYWSESKRNAYAFWPRLANYVSTNNAQSSTWFMQNGSFLRLKSADIGYTFPREWLKRYKVENLRIYASGTNLAVWSAFKLWDPEMAGSGFDYPLQKVYNVGINIGL; from the coding sequence ATGAAAATTATCATGTTTCTTGCGCTCTTCACCGGGTCGTCGTTGCTGGCCAACGACCTGGCAGGGCAGGACAAGATCACGCTGAACTTCAGTCGTGCCCCCATCGAAAGCGTCTTGCGGACGATCCAGGCGCAAAGCAAGTATTCCTTCGTGTACCAGTCTGAAGTGATCCCGCAGGGCATCCAGATCAACATCAGCACCAAAAACGCCACCATCGATACGGTGATGAACAAGTTGCTCCGGAACACGCCGCTGTCTTACAAAAAGATGGAAAACAACGTGATCGTCATCCTGAACAAAACCGCCCCGGAGGTGCGGGCCGCATCTTCGCAGCCGCCGGTCACGGTACGGGGATCGGTGAAAGACAAGGCGGGCGGTATGATGCCGCATGTGTCGGTCTACGTCAAAGGCACCCAGCACGGTACCATGACCAACGAAAAAGGCGAGTTCACGCTCGAGGCTAATATGTACGATAGCCTCGTTTTTTCTTTCGTGGGTTATAAGCCGCAGACGGTTTTCATCGCCGACAGCCGGCCGATCATCATCGTCCTGGAAGCGCAGGAAGGGAGCCTCAACGAAGTAGCCGTGGTGGGCTACTCCCGGCAGAAAAAATCCAGCATGGTAGCGTCTGTGACCACCATCAAGCCGGGCGAATTGCGCATCCCGAGCAGTAACCTCACCAACGCCCTCGCGGGCCGCCTGGCGGGCGTTGTGGCTTACCAGCGAAGCGGGGAGCCAGGGCAGGACAATACCTCGTTTTTTATTCGCGGGATCACCTCGTTCGGTGCCTCCGCGAAAAAGGACCCGCTCATCCTCATCGACGGGATCGAGCTGAACACGAGCGACCTGGCGCGGCTGAACCCCGACGATATCGCCAGCTTCAGCATCATGAAAGACGCCCTCGCCACGGCGCTCTACGGTGCCCGCGGTGCCAACGGCGTTATCCTCGTTACCACCAAGGAAGGGAAGGAAGGGAAGATGAATGTGGACGTGCGCGTCGAGAATTCGTTTTCCATGCCTACGGAAACGATCAAGACGGCGGATCCGGTTAAGTATATGAGGATGCAGAACGAGGCGATCAAAACCCGCTTCCCCGAAGCCAATACTTATTATCTCGACGAGCAGATAACCTTCACCGAAAGAGGTGAACACAAAGACATTTTTCCCGCCACCAACTGGCGCGAAGCGATGTTCAAGGATATGACCATTAACAACCGCCTGAACCTCAGCTTTACCGGCGGGGGCAGCGTGGCCAGGTATTATGTGGCAGGTGCCGTTACGAGAGACCGGGGGAATATACGTGTAGACCGCAGGAACAATTTCAACTCGAACATCGATCTATACAAATATTCCATTCGTTCGAACGTCAATATCAACCTCACGAAAACAACGGAATTGTCGACCCGCTTCGTGGCGAACTTCGACGATTATACCGGCCCGATAGACGGAGGTTCTTCCATGTACCGCAAAGTGATGCAGGCCAACCCTGTCCGCTTCAAGCCTTACTATGAGCCGGATTCCGTATTCAACTATGCCAAGCACATCCTGTTCGGGAACTTCGAAACGGGCGATTACCTGAACCCCTACGCCGAGGTGCTCCGTGGCTACAAGGATTACAGTGCGAGCAATATGCTGACTACTATAGAAATGAAACAAAACCTCGACAAATTAGTGAAAGGCCTCATGCTGCGGGGACTTGTAAACTTCGACCGCCGGTCGTATTACCAGATCACCCGCGCTTACAATCCCTTTTACTATAAGATCACCGGGTACGACCTGAAAAACGACGCTTACAAGCTGGCACGCCTTAATCCCACAACGGGTACCGAAACGCTTAGTTACGGCGAAGGTAGCGGCCGCGACGTTTCCAACAGCGTTTACTTTGAAGGTGCGGCCCAGTATAACAGCAACTTCGGCAAGCACAGTGTGAGCGGCCTGGGTGTATTTACCGCACGCCAATTCAAGGAAGGTGCGGCCCCCAGCCTCCAGCTTTCGCTGCCCACCCGCAACGTAAGCTTGTCTGGCAGGTTTTCCTATAACTACGATTCCCGCTACCTCGCCGAATTCGCTTTCGGTTACAATGCATCGGAGCGTTTCGCGAGAAACAACCGTTGGGGCTTCTTCCCCTCGTTCGGTGCGGGTTGGGTGATATCCAACGAAGCGTTTTTCCAGCCGCTTACTTCCTTCTTCCGCCAGTTGAAGCTCCGCGGCTCCTACGGCATCGCCGGGAACGAAGCGATCGGGAGCAGGGACGAGCGCTTCTTCTATCTCTCGGATGTGGACCTGAATGCGAACTATAATGTGAACTGGGGTTTGAATATGGACAAAAACCCGGGCGGCATCAACGTTCGCCGGTACGCAAACGACCAGATCGGCTGGGAGCGTTCCTATAAATCTAACCTGGTGCTCGAATTTAACCTGGTCAACGGACTTTCATCCATTATTGAAGTATATAAGGAAAGACGGAAAGACATTCTTCAGCAGCGGATCATCCCGGCTACCACCGGTATCATCCCGTCTGTAAAAGCTAACCTCGGGGAAGCGGAAGGAAAGGGTATCGATATCGAGCTGAATTACGACAAGAGCTTCGGGAAAGACTGGCAGGTAACCGGCCGTGGTACTTTCACTTACAGCACCAGCAAAGTCATCAAATGGGAAGAGCCCGACTACAGCAAAAGCCCCTGGCTCTCGCGCGTGGGCAGGAGCCTCGGTCAAAACTACGGTTTCATCGCTGAAAGGCTGTTTGTTGACGACGCTGAAGTGAAAAACTCTCCCAGGCAGGAGTATGGCGAGTATTCCGGCGGAGATATCAAGTTCCGCGATGTCAACGGCGACGGAAAGATCAACGACCTCGACAGGGTACCCATCGGCCATCCTGTTACACCGGAAATCGTGTATGGCTTCGGGTTGTCCGTTTCCTATAAAAGATTCGATGTCAACTTCTTCTTCCAGGGCCTTGGCCGCGAATCCTTCTGGCTCAACATGCAGAACGTGACGCCTTTCGTGGACGGAGATGGCAACGATGGCCGGATCGGACAGAATGCCGTGCTGCAGGCGATCGCAGACGATTACTGGTCCGAATCCAAACGCAATGCCTACGCTTTTTGGCCCCGCCTGGCCAACTATGTGTCTACCAACAACGCACAGTCCAGCACCTGGTTCATGCAAAACGGCTCGTTCCTCCGGTTGAAGTCCGCCGACATCGGGTATACTTTCCCCCGGGAATGGCTGAAAAGATATAAAGTGGAAAACCTGCGGATCTATGCCAGCGGCACCAACCTGGCGGTGTGGAGCGCGTTCAAGCTGTGGGACCCCGAAATGGCGGGTTCCGGGTTCGACTACCCCCTCCAGAAAGTGTATAATGTAGGTATTAACATTGGCCTGTAA
- a CDS encoding FecR family protein has protein sequence MHRSRLIELLAKKKAGGISLKEQFELSKWLQENEDDRNLASQVDTLFGMEYGPQRTDDDRKKRDKSWDRIMRSVHSEGGEAPAQPKQPRIFTWRRIIPLSVASVVLLCVAGTGTWYWMSARKEAQAQQNIVGTEKGSRSKLTLPDGSRVWLNGDSRITYGASFGKNDRELTLIGEAYFDVAKDPGRPMIIKTATVTIKVLGTAFNVRAYPDEITTATTLVQGKVQVSVNHKKELSYLLSPDEKLIVKNDTGLPEEIKTIHAEAGKLPEEITKIRIVKTDSIPPEAQWTRNKLVFANQPLNEVADILSRWYGVNVVVQGDEDMKARQYTGIFENQSLQSVMESLQVAGGFSYKMKNDTIFIAP, from the coding sequence ATGCATAGAAGCCGTTTAATTGAATTGCTCGCAAAAAAGAAAGCAGGGGGCATTTCGCTCAAAGAACAATTTGAGTTGTCTAAATGGCTGCAGGAGAATGAAGACGACCGGAACCTGGCCAGCCAGGTAGACACGTTGTTCGGTATGGAATACGGGCCGCAGCGGACGGACGATGACCGGAAGAAGCGTGATAAAAGCTGGGACCGCATCATGAGATCCGTCCATTCGGAAGGGGGCGAAGCGCCCGCCCAGCCAAAGCAGCCGCGGATATTCACGTGGCGCCGCATCATCCCGCTGTCTGTAGCCTCCGTCGTCCTGCTTTGCGTGGCCGGCACCGGTACCTGGTACTGGATGTCTGCCAGGAAAGAAGCCCAGGCGCAGCAGAACATCGTTGGCACCGAAAAGGGATCGCGCTCCAAGCTGACGCTGCCCGATGGGTCGAGGGTGTGGCTGAATGGCGACAGCCGGATCACTTACGGCGCAAGCTTCGGGAAAAACGACCGCGAACTGACACTGATCGGGGAAGCGTATTTCGACGTGGCGAAAGATCCCGGTCGCCCGATGATCATCAAGACGGCCACCGTTACGATCAAGGTGCTGGGGACCGCCTTCAACGTCCGTGCGTATCCAGACGAGATCACGACGGCCACCACACTGGTACAGGGGAAAGTCCAGGTATCGGTCAATCACAAAAAAGAACTGAGCTATTTGCTGTCGCCGGATGAAAAACTCATCGTGAAAAACGATACCGGCCTGCCAGAAGAAATAAAAACAATACACGCTGAAGCGGGAAAACTCCCGGAAGAAATAACCAAGATCAGGATAGTTAAAACAGATTCTATTCCCCCGGAAGCACAATGGACCAGGAACAAGCTGGTATTCGCCAATCAACCGCTTAATGAAGTAGCAGATATTCTATCGCGGTGGTATGGGGTGAATGTGGTTGTGCAGGGAGATGAAGACATGAAAGCCCGGCAGTACACGGGGATATTTGAAAACCAAAGTCTCCAAAGCGTTATGGAATCATTACAGGTAGCCGGCGGTTTTAGTTACAAAATGAAAAACGATACAATTTTTATAGCGCCTTAA
- a CDS encoding RNA polymerase sigma factor, producing the protein MDLLKDGDETAFTEIYNQYWERLYFMAHKRLQSAQDAEEIVQQVFLTLWHKRASLSIQSLPFYLSAMVRYAVYRHFANEQRASERTGTLQAVAPDMAPAFDIDNRQLIDILNKFADDLPAKHRIVFLQHKLLDRPLDEVASELGVSLRTAEGYVTHAMQLMRKRRESLAMALLIFLLK; encoded by the coding sequence TTGGACTTACTGAAAGACGGGGATGAAACTGCGTTTACGGAAATCTACAACCAGTATTGGGAGCGGCTGTACTTCATGGCGCACAAAAGGCTGCAATCCGCGCAGGACGCGGAAGAGATCGTGCAACAGGTGTTCCTGACCCTCTGGCACAAGCGCGCTTCGCTTTCCATCCAATCGCTGCCCTTTTACCTCTCGGCCATGGTCCGCTATGCCGTTTACCGGCATTTTGCCAACGAACAGCGCGCCAGCGAGCGGACGGGCACGCTGCAGGCCGTGGCGCCCGATATGGCGCCGGCATTCGATATCGACAACCGGCAATTGATAGACATCCTGAACAAATTCGCCGACGATCTGCCGGCCAAGCACCGCATCGTGTTCTTGCAGCATAAGTTGCTGGACCGGCCGCTGGACGAGGTGGCCAGCGAACTGGGGGTGTCTCTGCGGACGGCCGAAGGTTATGTTACCCATGCGATGCAGCTCATGCGGAAGCGGCGGGAATCCCTCGCCATGGCGCTGCTCATTTTCCTCCTGAAATAA